GCCAAGCCACGCGCCAATGCACGCGTGATCACGCTCATCACTGTCTGTGGCCTGGCGTTCCTCTTCGTGACCCCGTACTCCGAGCCGTACGGCACCACCTTGGGCCAAGCCGTCCTTGCGGTGTATCTCAGCCTGTACGTCGGGTGCTTGATGTGGTTGCGAAGCATTACCCGTTCGCCGCGGCAGACTCGCATCCTCGATCTCGAGGTCCGACAGACGGTCGGGGGTGGACTTTCGTGATGACTCAGACGACGATCGCTGCCGGCCTCGTGGCCGGGCTCGGAGCGTTCATGGTTGTCCGGGAATTCCGACCCAGATACCCGCATCCCGTCGACGCCGCCGCCAGGCTGACCAACACACACCGGATCGCACCGCTGGCAAGGAGCGCTGGCGTCTCGGTACCCGAACGCCTCGGCGGCGCCTTGTTGAGACGGGGCTGGTCGTCAACGCTGATGCGCATACCACATCGCGATTTATCCCTGTTGGGAATGAGCGTGAGCCGGTTCCTCGGGGAACGCGCCGTATTAGCGATGCTGGGCTTGGCCTCCCCGACCGTCGCTGCGCTGACGGCATCCCTGGCGGGCTGGACACCGCCCGTCGTCGTACCCGCAGTGTTCAGTCTCGCCGCCGCGGCCGGCCTATCCCTCATCCCGTATTTCATGGTGGCGAACCAGGCCAACCGTGCCAGAGCAGAGTTCGCGCGGGCCATGACCTGTTTCGTCGATCTCGTCGCACTTGAACGCGCGGGCGGCGCCGGTCCAATCCAAGCGCTCGAACACGCCGCGAGCGTGGGCGATTCATGGGTATTCCGCAGGCTGCGAGACGAACTTGCACGTGCTAGATACCGCGGCACACCAGCGTGGGAGGCGCTTCGCCACGTCGGAGAGGAGCTTCGCCTGCCCGAACTGGTCAAGGTCGGTGACGTCATGAAACTCGCCGGGGTCGAGGGCGCAACCGTCTACGGCAACCTGCGTGCGCGTGCCCAAGACATGCGGGCCGAGTTGCTGGCTCACGACAAGGCTCAAGCCGGTGTCC
This portion of the Phytoactinopolyspora mesophila genome encodes:
- a CDS encoding type II secretion system F family protein, yielding MTQTTIAAGLVAGLGAFMVVREFRPRYPHPVDAAARLTNTHRIAPLARSAGVSVPERLGGALLRRGWSSTLMRIPHRDLSLLGMSVSRFLGERAVLAMLGLASPTVAALTASLAGWTPPVVVPAVFSLAAAAGLSLIPYFMVANQANRARAEFARAMTCFVDLVALERAGGAGPIQALEHAASVGDSWVFRRLRDELARARYRGTPAWEALRHVGEELRLPELVKVGDVMKLAGVEGATVYGNLRARAQDMRAELLAHDKAQAGVRTERATAPVAVTSIVFLLIIATPMALAIQ